The genomic segment GGACACCCACGCGATTCTCGTGGCGGAACAAAATTAAGCCTTACAGAAATTATGGACGCCAGCGGCGCCTTGAGTAACACTCTTATGCACCGTGTAATCAGGCACTTAAACTATGTCGCTTAAAGCTATCGCCGCACAACTTGGCCTCTCTGTGACCACCGTCAGCCGGGCGCTGAACGGTTATGACGACGTTTCTCAGGAGACCCGCGCGCGGGTAGAGGCCGAGGCGGCGCGGCGCGGTTACCGGCCGAATACGTTCGCGCGTCGGCTGAAGATGGGCAAAATTGATGCCGTCGGGCTGCTTTTCCCGGTACGCCCGGCACCGCTGCGCAACAGCGTTTTTATGGAAATGGTGGGCGAGATAAGCCACGGTCTCGCACAGCAGGAAATCGATCTGCTGCTGATTGCCGACGACGCGCCGGATGCCAGTCACAGCTATATGCGCCTTGTGGAAAGCCGCCGCGTCGATGCGCTGATTGTGGCCCACACGCTTGAGGATGACCCGCGTCTGCGCCAGTTGCAGGCGGCGAATTTCCCTTTTCTGGCGCTGGGGCGCAGCCAGCTCTCAGCGCCTTACGCCTGGTTTGATTTCGACAGTCAGGCGGGTATGCGCGAGGCGGTAGAACGTCTGATCGCGTGCGGCCGCCAGCGCATCGCACTCCTTGGCGAGCACAACGACCAGGCTTTTATTGCCCAGCGGCATGCGGGCTGGCAGGAGGCACTTAAGGCGCATTCGCTCTCTGAGGAATGGCTCAGGCGCCTGCCGCCGTCGCGCCGCGCCGGTTATCAGGCAACACTGGAACTGCTTGCGTTACCGAACCCGCCAGACGCTATCGTGACTGACGGCAACACACTGGGCGACGGTGCCGCGACCGCGCTGCAAATGCTGGGCCGCCTGACGGGCGAAAACGCCGTGTCGCTGGTCGTTTACGACGGTTTGCCGCCTGACAGCATTGTCGATATCGATGTCGCGGCGGTCATGCAGTCCACCCGGCAGAGCGTAGGACAGCAGATTGCAGGCATGGTGCTGCGCCTGATGAACGGCGAGGCCGTAGAGCATCTGCAAACGCTCTGGCAACCCGCGTTCCATCCAGGTGTTACGCTCTCTCCCCATCAATAACGTTCGTTAATCGTGTCGCGATCACAAATTTTGCGCCGCCGTATGGCATCCGAAACGTTTCGGATCAACAGTGAATGCATGCTCATATCGGGAGAGACTCTTATGGAAACTCGCATTCATCGTCTGACCAGCGCCAACACCGATGTCATTATCAACACGCTGCCGTTCGCCGAAATTCTCTACTGGGGGCCGCATCTTGCGCATTTTTGTGCAGAAGATTGCGCAAGCCTCGCCCGCCCGGTCGCCAACGGGCGGCTGGATGTAGACTCACCTGTCACCTTAATGGCCGAAACCGGACGCGGGCTTTTTGGCGCGCCGGGGCTTGAAGGGCACCGCAACGGACTGGACGCCTCGCCGGTATTTACCACGCGCGAGGTCACGCAGAACGGACAAGCGCTGACTATCGTCAGTGAAGATGACAGCGCCGGGCTGCGGCTGGTGAGCGAGCTGGCGCTGAGCGCCAGCGGCGTGCTGAAAGTGCGCCACGGGTTAACCAACTTGCGCGACGGCGCCTGGCAGGTAGACCGTTTCGCAGTCACGCTGCCGGTGGCCGAGCGGGCGCTGGAGGTGATGGCATTTCATGGCCGCTGGACGCGTGAGTTCCAGCCGCACCGCGTGGCGTTAAGTCATGATGGCTTTGTGCTGGAAAATCGCCGCGGGCGTACTTCGCATGAACATTTCCCGGCGCTCATCGCGGGCACAGCGGGCTTTGGCGAGGAGCGTGGGGATGTCTGGGGCGTGCATCTGGGCTGGAGCGGTAACCACCGGCTCAAGTGCGAGGTGAAAACCGACGGGCGGCGTTATCTCCAGGCGGAAGCGCTCTACCTGCCGGGCGAAATGGCGCTCATGACGGGTGAGACGCTGCATACGCCCTGGCTTTACGCGAGCCACTCCGCGCGCGGCCTCAACGGAATGAGCCAGCAGTTTCATCGCTTTCTGCGTGAGGAGGTTATCCGTTTTCCCGGCAACAAACCGCGCCCGGTGCATCTCAACACGTGGGAGGGGATCTATTTCGACCATGATCCGGCGTACATCATGCGTATGGCGACCGACGCCGCCGCGCTCGGCGTGGAGCGGTTTATTATCGACGACGGCTGGTTTAAGGGGCGCAATGACGATCACGCCGCGCTCGGCGACTGGTATCTGGATGAGCAAAAATACCCGGACGGCCTGATGCCGGTAATCGACCACGTGAAAAATCTCGGTATGGAGTTCGGCATCTGGGTCGAGCCGGAGATGATTAATCCGGACTCTGATCTTTATCGGGCGCATCCGGACTGGGTACTGGCGCTGCCGGGGTATCCGCAGGCGACGGGGCGTCATCAGTGGGTGCTTAACCTGGCGATCCCCGAGGCGTTTGACTATCTGGTGGAACGCCTGAGCTGGTTGCTGGGCGAGCACCCGATCGATTACGTGAAGTGGGACATGAACCGCGAACTGGTACAGCCAGGGCATCAGGGACGGGCCGCCGCAGACCTCCAGACGCGCCAGTTTTACCGCCTGCTTGACCTGCTGCGCGAGCGGTTTCCGCACGTTGAGTTTGAATCCTGCGCCTCCGGCGGCGGGCGCATCGATTACGAAGTGCTGACGCGCACGCACCGTTTCTGGGCGTCTGATAACAACGACGCGCTGGAGCGCAGCACTATCCAGCGCGGCATGAGCTACTTTTTCCCGCCGGAAGTCATGGGCGCGCATATCGGCAACCTGCGCTGCCACGCGACGTTCCGCCAGCACAGCATTGAATTTCGCGGCCTGACGGCGCTGTTTGGCCATATGGGGCTTGAGCTTGATCCGGTGACCGCCGACGCCCGCGAGGCGGCGGGCTATCAGCGCTACGCCGCGCTGTATAAAGCGTGGCGCGAGCTTATTCATACCGGCGACCTGTGGCGCGTGGAGATGCCGGATGCGGCCACCCAGGTGCAGGGAGTCGTCAGCCACGATCGGTCGCAGGGGCTGTTTCTCATAAGCCAGCTTGCAATGCCGGATTACACGCTGCCGGGTGCGTTACGCGTGCCGGGGCTCGCACCGGATACCCGCTACCAGGTGCGGCTGGTGGATCACCCGAATATTCAGCTTACTGGCGCAGGCGGCCACACCATGCGCCAGCTACCGGGCTGGATGAACGTGCCGGTGATAGCGAGCGGCGAATGGCTTGCGCAGGCGGGCCTGCAACTGCCGGTGCTCGACCCGGAAACCGCGATACTGATAGCGTTTGAGCGGGTGGCGCAATGACCTCGCCGGTGATACATCTGTAAGCATTAACCTCACAGAGGCGGCGTGATGCGTGATCCCTGCGTCTGCTGCGTGACAAGCTGCATGAAGGGCCAAAGAAGCAGGATGCTCTCCCTCATCATCTTGAATCCCGGGTTTCACCCGCCTGTTGGTCATCCACGGCGGGCCTGACAAGCCGCGAAACAGGTGTATAAAAAAGCCCGCCTGCGCGGGCTTTTTGCTGCCTTACTCCAGATAAAACACGGGCTTTAATGCCTGGCTCACCGGGCTGTTATCCGGGTTGCACGGCATGATATCGCGCATATGTTTCCACCAGCGCTGGCAGACCTCGGTTTGTGCGACGGCGTCCCAGCGCGCTTCGCTTTCTATCTCGACGGTCGCAAACAACAGATGGCGCTGCGTATCAAGCCAGATGGCGTAATGGTGCGCGCCGTGGGCTTTCAGCACCGCTTCCAGCTCCGGCCAGATAGGCGAGTGGCGACGATGGTACTCCTCATGGGCGTCCGGGTTGACCTGCATCACAAACGCTTTACGGATCATAAGGCCTCCAGATAGAGTTCGCGAACCTCATCACGCGAGGCGACGCGCGGATTACAGGGCGCGCAAGGGTCAGCGAGCGCGTTGTCGAGCCAGGTTTCAATATCAGCTTCGGTGACGCCAAGCTGGCTGAAACCGGCAGGAATGCCGACACATGTCGACAGCGCGCGAATGGCATTGATAGCTTCGTGGCTGGCTTGTTCATCGCTCATGCCGCGGGTATCGACACCCATCGCCTGCGCCACGCGTGCGAAGCGCTTCACGGCATTTGGACGGTTAAAGTTTTCTATCACCGGCAGCAAAATCGCGTTGCAAACGCCGTGCGGCAGATTGTGCGTCGCGCCCGGCTGATGCGCCAGCGCATGCACCAGCCCTAACCCCGCGCTGTTAAACGCCATACCCGCCAGATACTGGCCGCAGGCCATCTGTTCGCGAGCCTCCAGGTTGTGGCCATCTTCCACCGCAAGCGGCAGCCAGAGGTTAATCAGGCGAATCGCTTCCAGTGCGTTGGCATCGGTGAGCGGGTGTGCGCCCACTGAGACAAATGCCTCTACCGCATGGGTCAGCGCATCCATGCCCGTGGCGGCGGTAATGGCAGGCGGAATGTCCAGCATGACGCTTGCGTCATCCACGGCGATATCGGGGATCAGATTCGGGTCGATAATGACTTCCTTCACGCGCCGCGCTTCGTCGGTGATCACCGCGTTACTGGTCATTTCTGCCGCCGTGCCTGCGGTTGTGTTAATCGCCACCAGCGGCGCGCCGGGGTTTGTCACCTTGCCGACGCCTGCGTAGTCGGTGGAATGGCCGGGGTTGGCGGTAAGAATTTTAATGGCTTTCGCGGTGTCGATAGGGCTGCCGCCGCCGAAGGCGATCAGATAGTCGCACTGCGCGTGTTGATACGCCGCGAAGCCACGCTGCACCAGCGTTTCAGTGGGGTTAGGAAACACGTCGTCGAACAGCTCATAAGAGAGTTGATGCGCATCCAGCGCGGCGAACAGGCTCTCCAGCAGGCCCAGTTTCACCAGCTGCCCGTCGGTCACGATGAGCGCTTTGCCCCAGCCCTTATTCGCGACCAGTTTCACCATGTCTTCAATCGCGCCCGCGCCGTGCAGGCTGATTTTGGGAAGTGCCAACATAAAGCTCATGAAAATTCTCCTTAACGTTGATTTTGGGAAATCAGTTCTCCTCCCCCCGCGCAGGGGAGAGGGCAAATCCGTCTTGTCGCCGTTATGCCGGGCCACGGCGGGGGGAGCGCCTGCATGTCGCGCGATTTTCCCTCCCCTGTGGGAGAGGGCCGGGGTGAGGGGCTAACGCCGTTTTCGCGCCATCAGACGGCGGGTCATAATCGGCAAAGAAATCACCGCAATCAGCATCAGGCCGACGATAATCGACATCACAATCCCCGGTACGTTGAGCAGGCTCAGCCCGAAGGTGACAAGTCCCATCAGGAAAGCCGCGATGATTACGCCGCCCATGCTGCCCGCGCCGCCCAGAATGCTTACGCCGCCCAGCACCGCCATTGTCACCACGCTCAATTCCCAGCCGAGCGCGATAGTCGGGCGCGTACTGCCGAGCCGCGAGGTCAGCAGGACGGCGGCAAGCCCCGCCATCAGACCGACCAGCGCGAAAAGGATCAGGTTGTGGCGCTTCACATTGATGCCGGAAAACCAGGCCCCCGTCGGGTTGTTGCCAATGGCATAGGTACGGCGGCCAAAGTTGGTTTTGTGCAGCACAAACCAGAACACGGCGGCGAGCACCAGAAAGAGCGTGAACTCAAACGACAGCGCGCCCCAGACGTAACCCTGTCCAAACCAGGCGAAACTTTCCGGGTACTGATTCAGCGCCTGATCGCCCAGCAGGATGTATGTCAGGCCGCGATAAAGGCTCATGGTGCCGATAGTTATCACAATCGATGACAGGTTAAAGCGCGTTACCAGCACGCCGTTAAACAGCCCGCACAGTAGCCCGACGCCAAGCCCGACGCCGACCAGCAGCGGCGTTCCCATCCCTGCCTGCGCGCAAAAGCCCATGAGGGTCGAACTGAGCGCCATCGTAGACGCCACCGACAGGTCAATTTCGCGGGCGATAATCAGCATCGCCATCGGCAGCACGATGATCGCCTTCTCGGTGAAGTTGAACGTGGCGTCCGACAGGTTCCAGATATTGAGAAAATAGGGCGATGCCCACGCGTTCACGAGAAACACCAGCAGCGTCACCGCCAGCAGGAAACCTTCCCAGCACAGTAACCGGCGCAGCGGCGAAGGCGTGGCGGGCGCTGGCGCGGAGGGTTCAGTCATCAGAATTTTGCTCATGATTTCACCGCCTGTTTTTGTCGGGCCAGCGCGACATCGCGCAGAATGAGCCGGCCTTTGCGTTTATTGCCACGCTCGTTCAGCAGCACTGCCACCACAATCACCACGCCGGAGACGGCCATCTGCCAGAATGGCGAGACGCCGACAACCGGCAGCGCGTTGTTGATAACGCCGAGGAATAGCGCGCCCAGCAGGCACCCGGCGACACGCCCGATGCCGCCCATCGTGCTGATGCCACCAATCACGCACGCCGCGACGATTTGCAGCTCAAAGCCGTTTGCCACATCGACATAGGCCATGGCGAAGCGCGAGATCCACAGGTAGCCGCAAAAGCCCGCCAGCGCGCCGGAGAGACAAAAGCTGATGAACTGCATTTTTCCGGCGTTGATGCCGGTGTAATACGCGGCTGTCGCGTTGCCGCCTGCGGTGTAGAGCGCGCGTCCGGTGCGGCTGTAGCGCAGGAAATAACTCACCAGCAGCAGCACCGCGATAGCGCACCAGCCGAGCAGGGGCAGGCCCAATACCGGCAGACGCGGCAGGCCGAGAAAATCGGCGCTCATCTGATGCGCATTCACCCAGGCACCGTCGGAAAGTAAAAAGATGATGCCGCGGTAAACGCTCATGGTACCCAGCGTCACCACAATCGCCGGGATGCCGAGCTTCCAGACCAGCAGGCCGTTGATCACACCCATCAGCAGCCCCAGCAGCGTGGCAAGTGCCAGCAGCAGCGCAACCGGGATGTCCGGATGGTGCGCGTTGATGAGCGCCACAATCATGCCGGTCAGCGCCAGGTTGGCGGCCATCGACAGGTCGATGCCTTTGGTGAGCAGCACCATCATCTGGCCGAGCGCCAGGATAATGAGAATGGACGTATCGTTGAACATCTCTACCAGGTTGGCAGGTGCCAGGAAGGAGGGCACTCGGCTGCCGATAACCAGCAGCATCAGGGCAATCACCAGCCCAAGCAGGGCTTCGCGGTGTTTCAGCAGGGTCTTCATTAGGCTGCCTCCCGGCCCGCGCCGCTGGCGGCGCTGACGATGCTTTCGGCGGTCGCTTTCCCGGCGGCATACTCCGCCACCATTAGCCCTTCGTGCATCACGATGATGCGATCCGCCATGCCCATCACTTCAGGCAGTTCGGAGGAGACCATGATCACCGCCAGCCCCTGGCCGACCAGCTCAGACATAAACTGATGCACTGCGGCTTTGGAGCCGATGTCGATGCCTTTGGTCGGCTCATCGAGAATAATGACTTCAGGGCGGGTGGCGAGCCATTTAGCGATGACGACTTTCTGCTGATTGCCGCCCGAGAGCGTCTCTACGGGCTGCCGCCAGCCCGATGCCTTCACCTGCAAACGCCTGGCGTATTCGTCGGCAAGCGCCCACTCGCGGTCATCGTGCAGAATGCCATTTGGGTTGAGCCGGCTTAACTGCGGCAGGCTGATGTTCTGGGCAATGGGCAACTCAATGATCGCGCCCTGTTTCTGGCGCTCTTCCGGCACGCAGACAATACCGGCCTCGATAGCGTCCGCGGGCTGGTGGAATGCCATGTGTTTTCCGTTGAGGATTATCTCGCCGCTGGAAGGGCGCGTGACGCCGCACAACGCCTGCATCAGCTCGGTGCGCCCCGCGCCGACCAGCCCGTAAAAGCCGAGGATTTCGCCCTTGCGTAGCGAAAAATCGATATGTGCGAATTCGGTCGGGTGGCAGAGATCGCGCACCTCCAGCACGGTGTCGCCCGGTTCACAGACTACTTTCGGGTACGTTTGTGTAATGGCGCGCCCGACCATCATCGCCACCATGCGCTCTTCGGTGATGTCCGTGATGTCGCCCGCGCTGACAAACACGCCGTCACGCAGAATGGTGTAGTGATCCGCCAGCTCGAAAATCTCGTCGAACTTGTGCGAGATAAACAGGATAGCTTTGCCCTCGTGTTTCAGGCGCTCGACTATCTGGTAGAATTCCAGGATCTCATGCTGGGAGAGTGCGGCGGTGGGCTCATCGAGGATAACGACCTGGGCGTCGAAAGAGAGCGCACGGGCGATCGCCACCATATGGCGCTGGGCGATGCTCAGGGTTTTCAGCACCGCATGCGGGTCTATATTGACCTCAAGTCGGTTGAGGATGTCCCGCGCCTGACGGTGCATGGCGGGCCAGTCGAGTTTTTTAAAGAGGCCTTTCACAAGATAGTGGCCGGTAAAAATGTTTTCGGTGACGGTGAGTTCATCAAACAGCACCGTTTCCTGATGGATGGCGGTAATGCCTACCTTATGCGCAGCCTCCGGGTTAGGCAGGGTAATGGGGATCGCTTTATAGAGGATTTCGCCGCCGTCTGGCTGGTAGATGCCGGTCATGACTTTCACCAGCGTGGATTTGCCCGCGCCGTTTTCACCGATAAGCGCGGTGACGCGGCCGGGCCAGAGCTCAAGTTGCACGTTTTCCAGCGCACGCACGCCTGGAAAGGTTTTGCAGATCCCCTTGAGCGAAAGCAGAGGGGTGGATGCCGACATGATGTTCTCCTGTTCGGGTTCTGAGTGGCGTATGCAAGGGCGGGTGCGCTACGCTTACCCGCCCAGTGGCTCACCTTACGCACGTCTTTTTTGACGCGCTTCTACTCAGAAAATCTTCGAAAACTTATCAATGTTGCTGGCATCGTAGACGAAGGGTTCAGCCATCGCGCCGCTGCCGTCGGCATCCAATTTGACCTTGCCAAGCTTACCCATGCTGGCTTCGGTTTTGGTGGCAGTACCTTTGACAAGGTCATCCGCAAGGTATGTCGCCGCATACCCAAGGTCGATAGGGTTCCAGATGGCGAAACTTTTGGTCGCGCCCGACTTCACGGCACCTGCCATCTCAGACGGCAACCCTAGCCCGGTCACATACACCTTGCCTATCTTGCCCTGGTCTTTCACCGCCTGAGCCGCCGCAACAATCCCGACCGACGACGGCGACACAATCACTTTTAAATCCGGGTATGACTTCAGCAGCCCGACCGCTTCGCGGTAGCTTTTATCCGACAGGTCATCGCCATACGCGACCGTCACCAGGTTTACCGAAGGGTACTTCGGCAGCACCTTTTTCATCTCGGCAATCCAGGTGTTCTGGTTCGTTGAGGTCGGCGTGGCGCTTAAAATCGCCACGTCGCCTTTCTCGACGTTCAGCGCTTTTAGCGCGTCGGCGGCGAGCTTCACGTTGGTTTCGCCAATCAGCGCGTTATTGGACGGATTCAGGTGGATCTGACGGCCCTGTTTTGCGACGCCGGAATCCCAGGACACCACTTTAATGCCGCGCTGCATCGCTTTTTTCAGCACCGGCACGACCGCGTCCGGGTCGTTAGCGGAAATAGCAATCGCGTCCACGCCCTGGGCGATAAGCCCGTTCAGCACTTCAATCTGCGCTTCGGCGGTGGTGGTGGTGGGGCCGGTGTAAATCACTTTCACATCCCCAATCTCTTTGGCGGCTTCCTGAGCACCCGTGTTCGCGGCCTCGAAAAATCCATTGCCGAGGGATTTCGCCACCAGCGCGATTTTGACTTCCGCATACACGGAATTGGAAAATGCCCAGGCGGCAACAGCGAAG from the Cronobacter condimenti 1330 genome contains:
- a CDS encoding ABC transporter permease, with amino-acid sequence MSKILMTEPSAPAPATPSPLRRLLCWEGFLLAVTLLVFLVNAWASPYFLNIWNLSDATFNFTEKAIIVLPMAMLIIAREIDLSVASTMALSSTLMGFCAQAGMGTPLLVGVGLGVGLLCGLFNGVLVTRFNLSSIVITIGTMSLYRGLTYILLGDQALNQYPESFAWFGQGYVWGALSFEFTLFLVLAAVFWFVLHKTNFGRRTYAIGNNPTGAWFSGINVKRHNLILFALVGLMAGLAAVLLTSRLGSTRPTIALGWELSVVTMAVLGGVSILGGAGSMGGVIIAAFLMGLVTFGLSLLNVPGIVMSIIVGLMLIAVISLPIMTRRLMARKRR
- a CDS encoding ABC transporter permease, which encodes MKTLLKHREALLGLVIALMLLVIGSRVPSFLAPANLVEMFNDTSILIILALGQMMVLLTKGIDLSMAANLALTGMIVALINAHHPDIPVALLLALATLLGLLMGVINGLLVWKLGIPAIVVTLGTMSVYRGIIFLLSDGAWVNAHQMSADFLGLPRLPVLGLPLLGWCAIAVLLLVSYFLRYSRTGRALYTAGGNATAAYYTGINAGKMQFISFCLSGALAGFCGYLWISRFAMAYVDVANGFELQIVAACVIGGISTMGGIGRVAGCLLGALFLGVINNALPVVGVSPFWQMAVSGVVIVVAVLLNERGNKRKGRLILRDVALARQKQAVKS
- a CDS encoding LacI family DNA-binding transcriptional regulator, giving the protein MSLKAIAAQLGLSVTTVSRALNGYDDVSQETRARVEAEAARRGYRPNTFARRLKMGKIDAVGLLFPVRPAPLRNSVFMEMVGEISHGLAQQEIDLLLIADDAPDASHSYMRLVESRRVDALIVAHTLEDDPRLRQLQAANFPFLALGRSQLSAPYAWFDFDSQAGMREAVERLIACGRQRIALLGEHNDQAFIAQRHAGWQEALKAHSLSEEWLRRLPPSRRAGYQATLELLALPNPPDAIVTDGNTLGDGAATALQMLGRLTGENAVSLVVYDGLPPDSIVDIDVAAVMQSTRQSVGQQIAGMVLRLMNGEAVEHLQTLWQPAFHPGVTLSPHQ
- a CDS encoding sugar ABC transporter ATP-binding protein, producing the protein MSASTPLLSLKGICKTFPGVRALENVQLELWPGRVTALIGENGAGKSTLVKVMTGIYQPDGGEILYKAIPITLPNPEAAHKVGITAIHQETVLFDELTVTENIFTGHYLVKGLFKKLDWPAMHRQARDILNRLEVNIDPHAVLKTLSIAQRHMVAIARALSFDAQVVILDEPTAALSQHEILEFYQIVERLKHEGKAILFISHKFDEIFELADHYTILRDGVFVSAGDITDITEERMVAMMVGRAITQTYPKVVCEPGDTVLEVRDLCHPTEFAHIDFSLRKGEILGFYGLVGAGRTELMQALCGVTRPSSGEIILNGKHMAFHQPADAIEAGIVCVPEERQKQGAIIELPIAQNISLPQLSRLNPNGILHDDREWALADEYARRLQVKASGWRQPVETLSGGNQQKVVIAKWLATRPEVIILDEPTKGIDIGSKAAVHQFMSELVGQGLAVIMVSSELPEVMGMADRIIVMHEGLMVAEYAAGKATAESIVSAASGAGREAA
- a CDS encoding alpha-galactosidase — its product is METRIHRLTSANTDVIINTLPFAEILYWGPHLAHFCAEDCASLARPVANGRLDVDSPVTLMAETGRGLFGAPGLEGHRNGLDASPVFTTREVTQNGQALTIVSEDDSAGLRLVSELALSASGVLKVRHGLTNLRDGAWQVDRFAVTLPVAERALEVMAFHGRWTREFQPHRVALSHDGFVLENRRGRTSHEHFPALIAGTAGFGEERGDVWGVHLGWSGNHRLKCEVKTDGRRYLQAEALYLPGEMALMTGETLHTPWLYASHSARGLNGMSQQFHRFLREEVIRFPGNKPRPVHLNTWEGIYFDHDPAYIMRMATDAAALGVERFIIDDGWFKGRNDDHAALGDWYLDEQKYPDGLMPVIDHVKNLGMEFGIWVEPEMINPDSDLYRAHPDWVLALPGYPQATGRHQWVLNLAIPEAFDYLVERLSWLLGEHPIDYVKWDMNRELVQPGHQGRAAADLQTRQFYRLLDLLRERFPHVEFESCASGGGRIDYEVLTRTHRFWASDNNDALERSTIQRGMSYFFPPEVMGAHIGNLRCHATFRQHSIEFRGLTALFGHMGLELDPVTADAREAAGYQRYAALYKAWRELIHTGDLWRVEMPDAATQVQGVVSHDRSQGLFLISQLAMPDYTLPGALRVPGLAPDTRYQVRLVDHPNIQLTGAGGHTMRQLPGWMNVPVIASGEWLAQAGLQLPVLDPETAILIAFERVAQ
- the rhaM gene encoding L-rhamnose mutarotase is translated as MIRKAFVMQVNPDAHEEYHRRHSPIWPELEAVLKAHGAHHYAIWLDTQRHLLFATVEIESEARWDAVAQTEVCQRWWKHMRDIMPCNPDNSPVSQALKPVFYLE
- the fucO gene encoding lactaldehyde reductase; amino-acid sequence: MSFMLALPKISLHGAGAIEDMVKLVANKGWGKALIVTDGQLVKLGLLESLFAALDAHQLSYELFDDVFPNPTETLVQRGFAAYQHAQCDYLIAFGGGSPIDTAKAIKILTANPGHSTDYAGVGKVTNPGAPLVAINTTAGTAAEMTSNAVITDEARRVKEVIIDPNLIPDIAVDDASVMLDIPPAITAATGMDALTHAVEAFVSVGAHPLTDANALEAIRLINLWLPLAVEDGHNLEAREQMACGQYLAGMAFNSAGLGLVHALAHQPGATHNLPHGVCNAILLPVIENFNRPNAVKRFARVAQAMGVDTRGMSDEQASHEAINAIRALSTCVGIPAGFSQLGVTEADIETWLDNALADPCAPCNPRVASRDEVRELYLEAL
- the rhaS gene encoding rhamnose ABC transporter substrate-binding protein, producing MKIKAILGCTFAVAAWAFSNSVYAEVKIALVAKSLGNGFFEAANTGAQEAAKEIGDVKVIYTGPTTTTAEAQIEVLNGLIAQGVDAIAISANDPDAVVPVLKKAMQRGIKVVSWDSGVAKQGRQIHLNPSNNALIGETNVKLAADALKALNVEKGDVAILSATPTSTNQNTWIAEMKKVLPKYPSVNLVTVAYGDDLSDKSYREAVGLLKSYPDLKVIVSPSSVGIVAAAQAVKDQGKIGKVYVTGLGLPSEMAGAVKSGATKSFAIWNPIDLGYAATYLADDLVKGTATKTEASMGKLGKVKLDADGSGAMAEPFVYDASNIDKFSKIF